The genomic segment ctctttaaaatgtttcaaaagaaacatctaattcacacacaaatacacttttataacatgttcatttttgttttttattgtttttgttattgtcattatatattgttgatgttatacatatgttttttctattatcagtttattactttcttataactatgaaattttaggtggacgCTTTAATCCTCTGAGGTCTATGATCACTCTGGTGTGATCAgataacaaaaaacaagtcACATGGAGTGCTGctgtcaacttcactccaaattacagacttgaaactttttCGAGTTTTTGTTTGCATATAAAACCAAAGacatgatcgttttaatttgatagtacaaaaatatttattcaagtgtaaaagtattatgggacgaggcaggcgtggcattttgtaaaaatggtaaaaagggGTCTAATTATCTAACACTGTTTCTATcaataaacttgtttttatggtcattttttgtgtatagttttattatatttgaattttacctttatatgttcatatttgcaacctatgattacattttcaggtcggaaacagttcattgagcatgtttgtggtttttattgtcataaatagtataattttatttcagatttcacgatttttaaaatgtatttatgagctcaatatgttaataaagtgggttaaagtggaaaaaataacagtcagatcatgttgaagttatGCTGAGAAAATTCCAAATACCAAACAAcgggtatagtaaatattatgtggtatataaagggcaaataggctcagacccaaCAGggttaaataagcccatctgtgttttctgcctctccctgcactttacactatatgttatctttgtcattttatgtaaatctaactgtgcaaataaaataaacctaaacctaagaTCTGGATAAACATACCGTGATGCCGCCCCGCCCCGCAAACATGCAATCATGCGTGATGTGCAATCTGAGGCTATGTCATGTGTGTACAAACATGTTGGGTTTCCTGTATTGACAGTACGCTTTGAAACAAAACGAACCTAGACCAGTCAATCAGCCTCCTGTGACAACTTGAACCAGCAACATATCACTCATCTGCCAATGCGCATTATCATTAGCCCAGTGACATTACGTTGAATAGTTTTAACGTGGCATTATATGCAAACGGGTATATGAGTAAAATAGACATTGTGCAATAGCTCCCTGACTAGCCCTAAACTTGATCAGTGGCTAGCGGGCCAGCTGCATCCGTCGCAGATGAGCCACTTAGCTTGCAGACGAAGAAAAACAAGCCTGAGAGAGCTAACGTCAAGCTAACGGCTGCTTCCATGTTGCATGTACACATTACCTGACAGAAGTTGTCGCAGTACTCCGTGGAAGACGCTGTGGATATTTCTTGTTGCCTGAGCACGTCTTCAAAGGCTCTCAGTGTGGCCAGCAGGGTTTCCATTGCAACCAGAGTGTCCTCGGCCGTATCCAGGGCCCGGTCGCTCCATTCGTGCTCCGGTTCTACATTATTCTCCGCCATCTTCGCTCTCCGCCACGGCGCGTATGCAGTGCAGTCTGACGCCGCCTTCAAGTGCTGTCGgaatatttaaatatgtcaGTTGAACTTCACCTGCATCACCCACCCGAAAACATAATAGGAGAGTCGGTGACTGGTAGAATTGCGATGTTACGTTTGCTGGTATTATGATAtttataaaactaaatatttctaTTGTACCTGTCTAAATGGAATAGTTTAGACGTAGAACCCAAAGTACAAAcataaattagttaaaaaagacacacacaatgttTTTGAGAGGAAAAATGAACTACTGTTGATTTtgaggtgaactgtccctttaagataatTATCAAGCTAAACATTAACTTTATTATACAGAAAAGGAGTAGCGCCACATAAGTGTATACTTCTTCCTACACCTTTTTAGACATgcaatatgtattatatatatggattaAATAACGAATGGATGTTTGAACTGAAAgtacaaacatatttttttaacgtttttgagatatgtatataattataacaacaacaacaacaacaacaacaataataataataataataataataataataatcacaataacaataataacaataataataacaatactttattattattattattattattattattattattattattattattaataacaataataatagtattaattattattattattattattattattattattattaataataataataataataataataataataataataataaatggtaCTACATATAAGAAGATACGATATGATTTTGGGGATGAACTGTCGTTTTAAGATAATGTCCATGCTTAACATTAAACTCATTATTTAACGTACAGAAAATGGGTAGCACTGTATAAGTGTATATTTCATGacatgctttttatttattgtcccaTGCAACAATCTATTTTCACTAATGCAATAtctgtgaaatacaaaatactctcaggaaaaaaaccctctgtGCAAGATATGAACAATTACGTTCAATAGCAGCCATGTAcgtattttatgtatatataatgtcttGTTTGTAACATTTGCATCTTAAGCTGCTGTGCTgactgaatttccccactgcgagATAAATAAAGCCTTATCTTATCTTCTTCCTACACTTTTTCAGACAtgccatatatattttttatctattgtTGATAGGTTGTTGTTGCGCTTGTAACTGTTAGTAATGCTGTTTATAATAAGCATAAGTATTTATATAATGCAACCGTTTTTCCTAAAATACGATTGAAcatcaattaaattatttaaacatttttttgttattattatggcGTGTGTGGCAGCTTATAAAAGAACAGCCATGAATAAACTTCTGTTACAGGTTTGAATTTTTATACAGTAGGcctatattattatttctgatcAATACAACATCGACAGTATAACGTTATGAAGAGTACAGGAAGGTAACATGTCACGTAACTTGGCCATAAAATTTATGATTAGTGATCATAAAAATAACGTTCCGCTCAGCAGACtcctttaaatcattttatgcaAACATGATTCAACTGTGACATCATGTTGAGGCTTCAATGGTCTTTTCACCTAAAGTGGTATACCTACTGCTTATTCCGGCGAAGTGCAGCGCATCTATTGTATATATAAGTTATAATAACCTCCCATTTTCATACCCCATACACTGCACACTGCATGCATGCacgattgtttttgtttgatgcaCTTTTCTATTTATCTGTCCATCTAAGTATAAGTAGTTTGATAAAGAATAAGCTTCTGCAAATGTTGCAATGTAATTtatgggttgttgtttttactggtAATGTTTTATTGCTCACGTTTTCATGACGACATgacattatatgtcttttttgactagctttttaaattattattattattatttttattttatttcttattattattattttttattattattattattatttttttacaactttgtTTCACAAACATAAGAAACATACAATTCATTAAAAAGCATTTCATATGTATATTCTACGCCAGGGGGAAGAGCTTacagtaatatatttaatagttcACAAATATCAACTGTTTTAATAGCTTTTTGGTTGCTGGAGAATTTAAGAGAAGCGATATAGGCCTACTGCCTGAGCTCATTGTGAAAGGCAACAAAAGATGGTTTTCGTCgagcaaatttacatttatgaatatgattttttgcCATCAGTATGATGaggtttataataaatatttaattgagtttttctttatttttgttaaagtcaGAGCCCAAATAGTACATCCctccaaaacaacttaaaatcttTATCAACATTGCTTGCAAACTAGCTTTTTTAATTCGTTGTTGTCGAATATGGGCATCTGGCGCCCTCTACCGGTGAGTAGGTATGACGTTTAACTTTTCTTGACCCGGATGTAAAATCATTCTTCTCGACCACACGTGTTAAAGGTAAGCAAAGCTAAACATCGACGTTAGAAGGTTTTATGTAGAAGTAAATATCATTCTCACACTTTGTCTTGGGCTGAGAGTTGAGATTTTACCTTCTAGAACACGATTTAGCAATTCTGTTTAAAAACGTATTCGCTGATTTACGTTATTTACTCGACAGTGGAGCTGGTTGTTTCGATATATATCACCAGATTGTGGCGTAAACAAGTTGACTGAGTTCTCTGTGCTGACTGTTGCAGTGTGACAGCTCCACCATGGGAAAGTCCAAACAAGTAGGAAACCACAAGAGTGACAAGAAGAAGCACATTGCAAAGACATGGAAGACAAAACGCAGGACTAAAGACCTGGACCAGATCCACTCGGACATGAAGGCAGAGACAGCGGCCAAGCTGCTGCACCAGGAGGTGGATTACGATGTGACAGGATGTGCTCAACACTACTGCTTACACTGCGCGTAAGTTCACCCCCATTTCTCtttaatgctacctatacatcagaagacttttaaaagatttggaaaagactcctggaaaactatcagctcacacctgtgtgttagagtttttagtcccagcctagtctcacactaaGATTTTAGACAgcctgtgaatcttgcagggtcactatttacaagacgacaactagattcttttagcagtgtTTCCCCATCATGCATGAGAAGCAgtttttggctccagctgctctagtgtgtgcagtggtttgtgttgaaaacaacaaaacaacaacaacaaaaagaagagaagacgctacaaaatgcccctcacaaagctgaaaaggggtttctgtttttatcacataaaaaagttggctattttacagtaaaaatagatataaggaagagtAAATGAAAGGAACATTtggaaatgaattcatgatatacatttatgtcctatttaattataatgtgtttaatcaaataattatatttatcagctctatcaactttcatttagttaatcatacattaatcatcaattatttattacttatttatgtatacatttatttatacattttaactgggtctccttactgttctctttactaagaaacctctaaatatatgacatcactatatttttactgaggactgagcttactagcattattgtgatgttcctttttcctgtggaagtggttttactggccggtctggaactggggacctttcccccgctcatctattggttggtgattgtgttacgtcactgagacttgagataatatcaaacatgtttgatatgatccaaacccaagactaggaaaagactgatatgaaacagagcagattactaccttaaacgtaaccatggagatgacgggagcgcagtgactagatttactaaagactttcagtttttagtctgggactggggaaattATTTGGTGTCAGCCCAGCATTAAAGAAGCAATACACCAGTTACAAAGTAGGCTTTTCATTGGTTATTTGGAAATACAGCACTGATTCTTCTTATCAGGCAACAACATGATGatcagcagtggcggttctagaccagttttactgagggccaaggaggggccagtgttaaTCAGAGGGGCCAAttaaaaacggcaaagatggtatttaagcattcaaaaactTTAGTTtggcttatttaaacatctcagttaagtatatttggaagatacaaatacattgattgaaacaatgagattgaccaacaataacagttatttttgtacaacaatgacatttctaatttttgtgcacagttacttttattattttgaaagtgtagtacagtgagaatgacctttttcattatttacacaagcgtttattgcacaaattaaatcaaactttattcatataacacttttcatacatataaatgtaacacaaagtgctttacaaaaaataagaatgaaaacagacaataaaaatgacaaaacccacccctcccttccccacatacacatctgtacgtacacatacacatacatgcacacacacacacacaca from the Centropristis striata isolate RG_2023a ecotype Rhode Island chromosome 16, C.striata_1.0, whole genome shotgun sequence genome contains:
- the znf593 gene encoding zinc finger protein 593 — protein: MGKSKQVGNHKSDKKKHIAKTWKTKRRTKDLDQIHSDMKAETAAKLLHQEVDYDVTGCAQHYCLHCARYFVDLRSLKEHFKTKVHKKRLKQLREEPYTQAEAERAAGMGSYIPPKIVEVKTQPVEEDMD